The Sylvia atricapilla isolate bSylAtr1 chromosome 13, bSylAtr1.pri, whole genome shotgun sequence genome includes a region encoding these proteins:
- the CHRNB4 gene encoding neuronal acetylcholine receptor subunit beta-4: MYTLVLFVVGSFCLNGSMAADAEEKLMNHLLSPDRYNKLIRPAVNSSQLVSIELQVSLAQLISVNEREQIMTTNVWLNQEWIDYRLAWKPSDYEGIDKLRIPAKHIWLPDIVLYNNADGTYEVSLYTNAIVKNNGSIRWLPPAIYKSACKIEVKHFPFDQQNCTLKFRSWTYDHTEIDMVLKTSMASMDDFTPSGEWDIVALPGRRTVNPLDPNYVDVTYDFIIKRKPLFYTINLIIPCVLITSLAILVFYLPSDCGEKMTLCISVLLALTVFLLLISKIVPPTSLDVPLIGKYLMFTMVLVTFSIVTSVCVLNVHHRSPSTHTMPPWVKLVFLERLPAYLFMKRPENNSPRQKPCNCKKTKAENPCMEPSDFYKNSTYFLNTASAKRYDMKVSETLDNVSSHRDFRLRTGVKFSPEVQEAIDGVSFIAEHMKSDDNDQSVIEDWKYVAMVVDRLFLWIFVLVCVLGTVGLFLQPLFQNHTAAINP, translated from the exons GAAGCATGGCAGcagatgctgaagaaaaactAATGAACCACCTACTGAGTCCTGACAGATATAATAAGTTAATTCGACCAGCTGTCAACTCCTCCCAGCTGGTATCCATAGAATTGCAGgtttccctggcacagctcatcAGTGTG aatgAACGAGAGCAGATCATGACTACGAACGTCTGGCTGAACCAG GAGTGGATTGATTATCGGCTGGCTTGGAAGCCCTCTGACTATGAAGGAATAGATAAGTTGAGAATACCTGCAAAACACATCTGGCTGCCAGACATTGTGCTTTACAATAA TGCAGACGGCACGTACGAGGTCTCGCTGTACACAAATGCCATTGTAAAGAACAATGGGAGCATTCGCTGGTTGCCACCAGCCATTTACAAGAGTGCCTGCAAGATTGAGGTGAAGCATTTCCCGTTTGACCAACAGAACTGCACGCTGAAGTTCCGGTCCTGGACGTACGACCACACAGAAATTGATATGGTACTTAAGACTTCCATGGCAAGCATGGACGACTTCACGCCAAGCGGAGAGTGGGACATTGTAGCACTCCCAGGAAGAAGGACTGTAAACCCTCTGGACCCCAATTATGTTGATGTGACATATGACTTCATTATTAAAAGGAAACCACTTTTTTATACCATCAATCTTATCATTCCCTGTGTGCTAATTACATCCTTAGCCATCCTAGTATTCTACTTGCCTTCAGACTGTGGTGAAAAAATGACCTTATGCATATCTGTGTTGCTTGCCTTGACTGTGTTCTTGCTGCTGATCTCCAAAATTGTCCCTCCAACATCTCTAGATGTTCCATTGATTGGGAAGTATCTCATGTTTACAATGGTGCTGGTGACCTTCTCAATAGTTACCAGTGTCTGTGTGCTCAATGTCCACCACAGATCTCCAAGTACTCACACTATGCCCCCCTGGGTAAAGCTGGTTTTCCTTGAAAGGCTCCCAGCCTACCTGTTTATGAAGCGCCCAGAAAATAACTCTCCACGGCAAAAGCCATGCAACtgcaaaaagacaaaagcagagaaTCCTTGTATGGAGCCATCTGACTTCTACAAGAACTCTACCTATTTTTTGAATACAGCTTCTGCCAAAAGATATGATATGAAAGTCTCTGAGACACTTGACAATGTCAGCAGTCATCGAGATTTTAGGTTAAGAACAGGCGTGAAATTTTCTCCTGAAGTGCAAGAAGCAATTGATGGAGTCAGTTTTATAGCAGAGCACATGAAAAGTGATGACAACGACCAGAGT GTCATTGAAGATTGGAAGTATGTTGCCATGGTAGTGGACAGGCTGTTTCTCTGGATATTTGTCCTTGTTTGTGTCTTGGGGACTGTTGGATTATTTCTGCAACCGCTTTTTCAAAACCACACTGCTGCCATAAACCCTTag
- the CHRNA3 gene encoding neuronal acetylcholine receptor subunit alpha-3 gives MESLNTLLLTAAVCFLCQGCGGSEAEHRLYTALFESYNQFVRPVKNVSDPVIIQFEVSMSQLVKVDEVNQIMETNLWLKHIWNDYKLRWNPADYGGAEFIRVPSGQIWKPDIVLYNNAVGDFQVDDKTKALLKYTGDVTWIPPAIFKSSCKIDVTYFPFDYQNCTMKFGSWSYDKAKIDLVLIGSTMNLKDYWESGEWAIIKAPGYKHDIKYNCCEEIYPDITYSLYIRRLPLFYTINMIIPCLLISFLTVLVFYLPSDCGEKVTLCISVLLSLTVFLLVITETIPSTSLVIPLIGEYLLFTMIFVTLSIVITVFVLNVHYRTPKTHTMPMWVRTIFLNLLPRIMFMTRPASDEENNQKPKPLFTSEFSNLNCINSSETKCCKDGFVCQDMACSCCQYQRTKFSDFSGNLTRSSSSESVDPMLSFSVLSPEMRDAIESVKYIAENMKMQNEAKEIQDDWKYVAMVIDRIFLWVFILVCILGTAGLFLQPLMAGDEM, from the exons ATGGAGAGCCTGAACACTCTCCTTCtaactgctgctgtttgctttctctgtCAAG GCTGCGGCGGCTCCGAGGCCGAGCACCGCCTCTACACGGCCCTCTTCGAGAGCTACAACCAGTTCGTACGCCCCGTCAAGAACGTCTCGGACCCTGTCATCATCCAGTTCGAGGTGTCCATGTCGCAGCTGGTGAAGGTG GACGAAGTCAACCAGATAATGGAAACCAACTTGTGGCTGAAGCAC ATCTGGAATGATTACAAGCTTCGGTGGAATCCAGCAGACTATGGAGGTGCTGAATTCATCCGAGTTCCATCTGGCCAGATCTGGAAGCCAGATATTGTTTTATATAACAA TGCAGTTGGAGATTTCCAGGTTGATGACAAGACAAAGGCTCTTTTAAAATACACGGGTGATGTGACCTGGATACCTCCAGCTATATTTAAAAGTTCATGTAAAATAGATGTAACCTACTTCCCATTTGATTATCAGAACTGCACCATGAAATTTGGTTCCTGGTCTTATGACAAAGCCAAAATTGACTTAGTTTTAATTGGCTCTACAATGAACCTGAAAGATTACTGGGAGAGCGGAGAATGGGCTATAATTAAAGCTCCCGGGTATAAACATGACATCAAATACAACTGCTGCGAAGAGATATATCCAGACATCACATATTCTCTTTACATTAGGCGTTTACCTTTATTTTACACTATCAATATGATTATTCCCTGTctgctgatttcttttctgactGTATTAGTTTTCTATTTGCCCTCAGACTGCGGCGAGAAGGTGACACTCTGCATATCAGTACTTCTCTCTTTAACAGTGTTCCTTCTTGTTATCACTGAAACCATACCTTCTACTTCCCTGGTAATTCCCCTTATTGGGGAATACCTCCTTTTCACCATGATATTTGTAACTCTATCAATTGTCATTACAGTATTTGTACTAAATGTGCACTACAGAACACCCAAGACACACACAATGCCCATGTGGGTGAGAACCATTTTCTTGAACTTACTTCCCCGGATCATGTTCATGACAAGGCCTGCCAGTGATGAAGAGAATAATCAGAAGCCAAAACCATTGTTCACTTCTGAGTTTTCAAACTTAAATTGCATCAACAGTTCTGAAACCAAATGCTGCAAAGATGGCTTTGTTTGTCAAGATATGGCGTGCAGCTGCTGTCAGTATCAGCGTACAAAGTTCTCAGATTTCAGTGGCAATCTCACTAGAAGTTCAAGCTCTGAGTCTGTAGATCCtatgctttcattttcagttctgtCACCAGAAATGAGAGATGCTATTGAAAGTGTGAAATACAttgcagaaaatatgaaaatgcagaatgaagCTAAAGAG attcaGGATGATTGGAAATATGTTGCCATGGTAATTGATCGTATTTTTCTATGGGTTTTCATCCTGGTATGTATTCTAGGAACAGCGGGATTGTTTTTACAGCCTCTCATGGCTGGAGATGAAATgtaa
- the CHRNA5 gene encoding neuronal acetylcholine receptor subunit alpha-5, whose translation MQIYTAHLNQCQYFFFLINIAVSEPSFIAKSEDRLFKHLFEDYQRWVRPVERLNDTIKIKFGLAISQLVDVDEKNQLMTTNVWLKQEWIDVKLRWNPEDYAGITSIRVPSDSIWIPDIVLYDNADGRFEGTSTKTVVKYDGTIAWTPPANYKSSCTIDVTFFPFDLQNCSMKFGSWTYDGSQVDLILEDYDVDKRDFFDNGEWEIVTATGSKGNRTDGCCWYPFVTYSFIIRRLPLFYTLFLIIPCIGLSFLTVLVFYLPSNEGEKISLCTSVLVSLTVFLLVIEEIIPSSSKVIPLIGEYLVFTMIFVTLSIVITVFAINIHHRSSSTHNAMAPWVRRIFLHKLPKLLCMRSHVDRYFAQKEETANMTGSESSRNTLEAALDSIRYITRHVMKENEVREVVQDWKYIAQVLDRMFLWAFLLVSIIGSLVLFIPVIHKWASIIVPTHIGSTNA comes from the exons ATGCAGATCTACACTGCTCATTTGAATCaatgtcaatattttttttttttaattaatatagCTGTGTCTGAACCTTCTTTTATTGCTAAAAGTGAAGATCGCTTGTTTAAGCATTTATTTGAAGACTATCAAAGATGGGTTCGTCCAGTGGAACGCTTGAATGACACAATAAAAATCAAGTTTGGCCTTGCCATCTCTCAGCTAGTAGATGTG gatGAGAAAAATCAATTGATGACAACAAATGTATGGTTAAAGCAG GAATGGATAGATGTAAAATTGAGGTGGAATCCTGAGGACTATGCTGGAATAACATCTATCCGTGTCCCATCAGATTCTATTTGGATTCCAGATATTGTGCTGTATGACAA tgcagATGGACGTTTTGAGGGAACATCTACAAAAACTGTGGTTAAATATGATGGCACCATTGCTTGGACTCCCCCAGCAAACTACAAAAGTTCTTGTACGATTGATGTAACATTCTTCCCCTTTGACCTTCAAAATTGCTCAATGAAATTTGGTTCCTGGACTTATGATGGCTCACAGGTTGATCTAATTCTTGAAGATTATGATGTTgacaaaagagatttttttgatAATGGAGAATGGGAAATAGTGACTGCAACAGGGAGCAAAGGAAACAGGACTGATGGATGCTGCTGGTATCCTTTTGTTACATATTCATTTATAATTAGACGTTTGCCACTTTTTTACACTTTGTTTCTCATTATTCCTTGTATTGGGCTTTCATTTCTAACTGTCCTTGTCTTCTATCTTCCTTCAAATGAAGGTGAAAAAATTTCCCTCTGCACTTCAGTACTGGTATCTTtgactgtttttcttcttgttattgaagaaattattccatCGTCTTCCAAAGTCATCCCACTCATAGGAGAGTACTTGGTGTTTACTATGATATTTGTGACCTTGTCCATTGTGATCACTGTCTTTGCTATCAATATTCACCACCGCTCCTCGTCCACACACAATGCCATGGCACCCTGGGTTCGCAGGATATTTCTGCACAAGCTGCCCAAGCTGCTTTGCATGAGAAGCCATGTCGATAGGTACTTTGCTCAGAAGGAGGAAACAGCCAATATGACTGGATCAGAGTCATCCAGGAACACCTTGGAGGCAGCTCTGGATTCCATCCGCTATATCACAAGGCATGTTATGAAGGAGAATGAAGTTCGCGAG GTGGTTCAAGACTGGAAATACATTGCTCAAGTGCTTGATCGAATGTTCTTATGGGCTTTTCTTCTGGTTTCAATAATTGGATCACTTGTGTTATTTATTCCTGTTATTCATAAATGGGCAAGTATAATAGTACCTACCCATATAGGCAGtacaaatgcataa